The proteins below are encoded in one region of Microbispora sp. NBC_01189:
- a CDS encoding PP2C family protein-serine/threonine phosphatase yields MEQGIPPPSRKHDLLGALTNMLEDSHLTAFEGIPALIDAHKHLAGFDGISVYLCDLQQNVLRRLPGPGEEEPQPEELKIDTTLAGRALQEVRTLRSENPVQWWVPMLDGTERLGVLHMKPDAEDDDLGARMRHLASLIALIVVSTRSFSDDHARLVRTRPMNVAAEMQWNLMPPLTFATPAVTIGAVLEPAYEIGGDAFDYSTSGDVAHVAVFDAMGHDVSAGLTANLAVAACRNNRRQGLGLARNSEAIERILIEEFGRADRFVTGIIGDLDLYTGLFSWVNRGHHAPVLIRGGRWTATLKCPPAHPMGLDLGLPVTLCREQLEPGDRLLLYTDGITEMRNPDSGEFGLGRFVEFMIKQNAAGLPVPETLRRLIRTVMDYHDHRLQDDATVLLIEWHGAAHERLSP; encoded by the coding sequence ATGGAGCAGGGCATCCCCCCTCCGAGCCGGAAACACGATCTGCTGGGCGCGCTGACGAACATGCTGGAGGACAGCCACCTGACGGCGTTCGAAGGCATTCCGGCGCTCATCGACGCCCACAAACACCTGGCGGGCTTCGACGGGATCTCCGTCTACCTGTGCGACCTGCAGCAGAACGTGCTGCGCAGGCTGCCGGGGCCGGGCGAGGAGGAGCCCCAGCCGGAGGAACTGAAGATCGACACCACGCTCGCCGGCCGCGCCCTGCAGGAGGTGCGCACGCTGCGGAGCGAGAACCCGGTCCAGTGGTGGGTCCCGATGCTGGACGGCACCGAGCGCCTGGGCGTCCTGCACATGAAGCCCGACGCCGAGGACGACGACCTCGGCGCCCGGATGCGGCACCTGGCCTCCCTCATCGCCCTGATCGTCGTGAGCACACGCTCGTTCAGCGACGACCACGCGCGGCTCGTGCGGACCCGGCCGATGAACGTGGCGGCCGAGATGCAGTGGAACCTGATGCCGCCGCTCACCTTCGCGACGCCGGCGGTGACGATCGGCGCGGTCCTGGAACCCGCGTACGAGATCGGCGGCGACGCGTTCGACTACTCCACCTCCGGCGACGTGGCGCACGTCGCGGTCTTCGACGCGATGGGACACGACGTGTCGGCCGGGCTGACCGCCAACCTGGCCGTCGCGGCCTGCCGCAACAACCGGCGGCAGGGCCTCGGCCTGGCGCGCAACAGCGAGGCGATCGAGCGGATCCTGATCGAGGAGTTCGGCCGGGCCGACCGCTTCGTCACCGGGATCATCGGCGACCTCGACCTGTACACCGGCCTGTTCAGCTGGGTCAACCGCGGCCACCACGCGCCGGTGCTGATCCGCGGTGGCCGGTGGACCGCCACCCTGAAGTGCCCGCCCGCCCATCCGATGGGGCTCGATCTGGGCCTTCCCGTCACGCTCTGCCGGGAGCAACTGGAGCCCGGCGACCGGCTGCTCCTCTACACCGACGGCATCACCGAGATGCGTAACCCGGACAGCGGTGAGTTCGGCCTGGGCCGGTTCGTCGAGTTCATGATCAAACAGAACGCCGCGGGGCTGCCGGTGCCCGAGACCCTGCGGCGGCTGATCCGCACCGTGATGGACTACCACGACCACCGGCTGCAGGACGACGCGACCGTGCTGCTCATCGAATGGCACGGCGCCGCCCACGAGAGGCTCAGCCCGTGA
- a CDS encoding sulfotransferase: MTWQRRINGALVKFTGVQLTRARPAATPSSEGRAPAPSAEELVRPPADPRADRLLVAPVFVMSPVRSGSTLLRSILNAHPELHAPHELHVRRLTVGFGTTLSRRAMEALGHNQADLEHMLWDRVLHRELVRSGKRTIVDKTPANAFAHARIAACWPDARYVFLLRHPASIAASWYAADPVKRTREEAASDALRYMKAVQRARKALTGLTVRYEDLTAEPATTTRAICDFLGVPWEPGMLAYGEQEVVRKGLGDWSDKIRSGRVQPGRDLPDPDEIPDLLKPICRSWGYLPKEEGR; the protein is encoded by the coding sequence ATGACCTGGCAGCGGAGGATCAACGGCGCACTCGTCAAGTTCACCGGAGTCCAGCTCACCCGTGCCCGGCCCGCCGCGACGCCGTCTTCGGAGGGGCGGGCCCCCGCCCCCTCGGCGGAGGAGCTGGTGCGCCCGCCGGCCGACCCGCGGGCGGACCGGCTGCTGGTGGCCCCGGTGTTCGTCATGTCACCCGTACGGTCGGGCTCCACGCTGCTCCGGTCGATACTGAACGCCCACCCCGAGCTGCACGCCCCGCACGAGCTGCACGTCAGGAGGCTGACGGTGGGCTTCGGCACGACGCTCTCCCGCAGGGCCATGGAGGCCCTCGGCCACAACCAGGCCGACCTGGAGCACATGCTGTGGGACCGGGTGCTCCACCGCGAGCTGGTCCGCAGCGGCAAGCGGACGATCGTGGACAAGACCCCGGCCAACGCCTTCGCCCACGCCCGGATCGCCGCCTGCTGGCCCGACGCCCGGTACGTCTTCCTGCTGCGTCATCCCGCCTCCATCGCGGCCTCCTGGTACGCGGCCGACCCGGTCAAGCGCACCCGCGAGGAGGCCGCGTCCGACGCGCTGCGCTACATGAAGGCGGTGCAGCGGGCCAGGAAGGCCCTCACCGGCCTGACCGTCCGGTACGAGGACCTCACCGCCGAGCCGGCGACGACGACCCGCGCGATCTGCGACTTCCTCGGCGTCCCCTGGGAACCCGGCATGCTCGCGTACGGCGAGCAGGAGGTCGTGCGGAAGGGCCTCGGCGACTGGAGCGACAAGATCCGGTCGGGCCGGGTCCAGCCCGGGCGCGACCTGCCGGATCCGGACGAGATACCCGACCTGCTGAAACCCATCTGCCGGAGCTGGGGCTACCTGCCGAAGGAGGAGGGCCGGTGA
- a CDS encoding glycosyltransferase family 4 protein, translated as MKIRYMLLHAYGMGGTIRTVVNQANAMAALGHEVEIVSVVRRRDEPQFRLDPAVTLRTLVDQRAGVRTDSLGRRVWRRLRGKIVPLGEYAAAYFTERVEKAAIDYVASVEDGVLVTTRPALNLISARRAGPGVVRVAQEHMNLGSYPETLRAEIARYYGAFDAIAVLTDSDRRDYEAVLPGTRIVRIPNAVHAVNQTPSRQEYPVIVAAGRLVKQKGFDLLLPAFAQVAREHPEWRLRIFGTGPRKAQLRALVGEHGLSAHVTLMGRTNRLDGELARSSVYALSSRFEGLPMVMIEAMTHALPIVAFDCPTGPRDVLTDGEDGLLVPAEDVDALAAALNRLIADRDLRLRMGSAAAATARAYAPENVMPLWDDLFTELLRTRTAPRLAG; from the coding sequence GTGAAGATCCGCTACATGCTGCTGCACGCCTACGGCATGGGCGGCACGATCCGCACGGTGGTCAACCAGGCGAACGCGATGGCCGCGCTGGGCCACGAGGTGGAGATCGTGAGCGTGGTGCGGCGCCGGGACGAGCCGCAGTTCCGCCTGGACCCCGCCGTCACCCTCCGTACGCTGGTGGACCAACGGGCGGGCGTGCGGACCGACTCCCTCGGCCGCCGCGTCTGGCGGCGGCTGCGCGGCAAGATCGTGCCGCTCGGCGAGTACGCCGCCGCCTACTTCACCGAGCGCGTGGAGAAGGCGGCCATCGACTACGTCGCGTCGGTCGAGGACGGCGTCCTCGTCACCACCCGCCCGGCGCTGAACCTCATCTCCGCCCGCCGCGCCGGCCCCGGCGTCGTACGGGTGGCGCAGGAGCACATGAACCTCGGCAGCTACCCCGAGACGCTGCGCGCGGAGATCGCGCGATACTACGGCGCGTTCGACGCGATCGCGGTGCTGACGGACAGCGACCGGCGCGACTACGAGGCGGTGCTGCCCGGCACGAGGATCGTCCGGATCCCCAACGCGGTCCACGCGGTGAACCAGACGCCGTCCCGGCAGGAGTACCCGGTCATCGTCGCCGCCGGCCGCCTGGTCAAGCAGAAGGGCTTCGACCTGCTGCTCCCGGCGTTCGCCCAGGTGGCCAGGGAGCATCCGGAGTGGCGGCTGCGGATCTTCGGCACCGGCCCGAGGAAGGCGCAGCTCCGCGCGCTGGTCGGCGAGCACGGCCTGTCCGCCCACGTGACGCTGATGGGCCGGACCAACCGCCTCGACGGCGAACTCGCCAGGTCCTCCGTCTACGCGCTGAGCAGCCGGTTCGAAGGGCTGCCGATGGTCATGATCGAGGCGATGACCCACGCCCTGCCGATCGTGGCCTTCGACTGCCCCACCGGCCCCCGCGACGTGCTGACCGACGGCGAGGACGGCCTCCTCGTGCCCGCCGAGGACGTGGACGCCCTCGCCGCGGCCCTCAACCGGCTGATCGCCGACCGCGACCTGCGCCTGCGCATGGGCTCCGCCGCCGCGGCCACCGCCCGGGCGTACGCCCCGGAGAACGTCATGCCCCTGTGGGACGACCTGTTCACCGAGCTCCTCCGCACCAGGACGGCCCCCCGCCTCGCCGGGTGA
- a CDS encoding NUDIX hydrolase family protein has protein sequence MTETTPGWLAPEDIESLRGRMPILYVDAVPVRVDDTGIVTRVGLLLRIGPDGTVSRALVSGRVYYHERIRDALLRHLEKDLGPVALPSVPVSPAPFTVAEYFPTPGVTPFHDPRQHAVSLAYIVPVRGDCRPRQDALDLEWFTPEEAASPVVQQEMTGGQGVLLKQALAHVGRLT, from the coding sequence ATGACCGAAACGACGCCAGGCTGGCTCGCCCCCGAGGACATCGAGTCGCTGCGGGGCCGCATGCCGATCCTGTACGTGGACGCCGTGCCCGTGCGCGTGGACGACACGGGCATCGTCACCCGTGTCGGCCTGCTGCTGCGGATCGGCCCCGACGGAACCGTGAGCCGGGCGCTGGTCTCCGGCCGGGTGTACTACCACGAGCGCATCCGCGACGCGCTCCTGCGTCACCTGGAGAAGGACCTCGGGCCGGTGGCGCTGCCGAGCGTGCCGGTCTCCCCGGCGCCGTTCACGGTGGCCGAGTACTTCCCCACTCCCGGGGTCACGCCGTTCCACGATCCGCGCCAGCACGCGGTCTCGCTGGCGTACATCGTCCCGGTGCGCGGCGACTGCCGGCCCCGGCAGGACGCGCTCGACCTGGAGTGGTTCACGCCCGAGGAGGCGGCCTCCCCGGTCGTGCAGCAGGAGATGACCGGCGGCCAGGGCGTGCTGCTCAAGCAGGCCCTCGCCCACGTCGGCCGCCTGACCTGA
- a CDS encoding ADP-ribosylglycohydrolase family protein yields MSAKQATWANRVRGLVLGLALGESLGRGTAPTSGPVRTGVGAQLAAFTIEGVIRASVRVSHRGICHPPSVIWHAYCRWAALQGIEVHEHHRHWSEGSVGWPDGWLADVPLLRERRGSAPATVKALNQPEQGSTSHPATSSRGWHAVARSLPLAALSRTMSADGLADLARDVAALTHGDPLAYNATAAAAVLTGRCLSAGSLAEAAGHDPGPLRSPDVAAVLGRARAVFAQARRTPRRKDQLAQAAPDATAPSALLGATYVAGSCDEPDEAMEALSFAALAPDGSSVAAVTGAILGALYGVEVWPVELLSRLESAWLLDTLARDLVAEVTESPGGSEYAPPHDPFWLERYPGW; encoded by the coding sequence ATGAGTGCGAAGCAGGCCACCTGGGCCAACCGGGTCCGCGGCCTGGTGCTGGGCCTCGCGCTGGGCGAGAGCCTGGGCCGTGGTACGGCGCCCACCTCCGGGCCTGTCCGGACCGGGGTCGGCGCCCAGCTCGCGGCCTTCACGATCGAAGGCGTCATCCGCGCGTCCGTTCGCGTATCGCACAGGGGGATCTGTCACCCGCCGTCGGTGATCTGGCACGCCTACTGCCGGTGGGCCGCGTTGCAGGGCATCGAGGTCCACGAGCATCATCGGCACTGGTCGGAAGGATCAGTGGGCTGGCCGGACGGATGGCTCGCCGACGTCCCGCTACTGCGGGAGCGGCGCGGATCGGCACCCGCCACCGTCAAGGCGCTGAACCAGCCGGAGCAGGGCAGCACCAGTCATCCGGCCACGTCCAGCCGCGGTTGGCACGCCGTCGCCCGGTCTCTGCCGCTGGCCGCTCTGTCCAGGACGATGAGCGCGGACGGGCTCGCCGATCTCGCCCGTGACGTGGCGGCGCTGACCCACGGAGACCCGCTCGCGTATAACGCGACGGCGGCGGCCGCGGTTCTGACCGGGCGGTGCCTGTCCGCCGGTTCCCTCGCAGAGGCGGCGGGGCACGATCCCGGCCCGCTCCGGTCGCCGGACGTGGCGGCCGTCCTCGGCAGGGCTCGTGCGGTCTTCGCCCAGGCGCGGCGGACGCCTCGGCGGAAGGACCAGCTGGCGCAGGCCGCTCCCGACGCCACCGCCCCGTCGGCTCTGCTCGGTGCCACGTACGTCGCCGGCTCCTGCGATGAGCCGGACGAGGCGATGGAGGCCCTGAGCTTCGCGGCCTTGGCGCCTGACGGAAGTTCCGTCGCCGCCGTCACCGGCGCGATCCTCGGGGCCCTGTACGGGGTCGAGGTGTGGCCGGTCGAGCTCCTCAGCAGGCTGGAGTCGGCCTGGCTCCTCGACACCCTCGCACGTGACCTGGTGGCGGAGGTGACCGAGAGCCCGGGCGGCAGTGAGTACGCACCTCCGCACGACCCCTTCTGGCTCGAGCGCTACCCGGGCTGGTGA
- a CDS encoding acyl-CoA dehydrogenase family protein produces the protein MTFCPELSDDVREVRDWVHEFARDVIRPAGAEWDEREETPWPVIQEAAKVGLYSLDFFAQQWFEESGLGLPVAFEELFWGDAGIGLSIVGTGLAAAALASNGTPEQMGEWLPEMFGTPDDVRLGAFCSSEPDAGSDVGAIRTRAVHDEAKDEWVLNGVKTWATNGGIASVHVVVASVDPSLGTRGQASFVVPPGTPGLSQGQKFRKHGIRASHTAEVVLEDVRVPGRCLLGGKEKLDERLARVRAGARAGGQAAMRTFETTRPTVAAMAVGIARAAFEYARDYAREREQFGRRIGENQAIAFLLADMATRVDVARLMTWRAAWMARQGRPFEQAEGSMSKLVASETAVWVTEQAIQILGGAGYTREHPVERFHRDAKIYTIFEGTSEIQRLIIGRAVTGLPVR, from the coding sequence ATGACCTTCTGCCCGGAGTTGAGCGACGACGTCCGCGAGGTGCGCGACTGGGTCCACGAGTTCGCCCGGGACGTCATCCGGCCCGCCGGGGCGGAATGGGACGAGCGTGAGGAGACGCCCTGGCCGGTGATCCAGGAGGCCGCCAAGGTCGGGCTGTACTCGCTGGACTTCTTCGCCCAGCAGTGGTTCGAGGAGTCGGGGCTCGGTCTGCCGGTGGCGTTCGAGGAGCTGTTCTGGGGTGACGCCGGGATCGGCCTGTCCATCGTCGGCACCGGCCTGGCCGCCGCCGCCCTCGCCTCCAACGGCACCCCCGAGCAGATGGGGGAGTGGCTGCCCGAGATGTTCGGCACCCCCGACGACGTCAGGCTCGGCGCGTTCTGCTCCTCCGAGCCCGACGCGGGCAGCGACGTCGGCGCGATCAGGACGCGGGCCGTCCACGACGAGGCGAAGGACGAGTGGGTCCTGAACGGCGTGAAGACCTGGGCGACCAACGGCGGCATCGCCTCCGTCCACGTCGTCGTGGCCTCGGTCGACCCGTCGCTGGGCACCCGGGGTCAGGCGTCCTTCGTGGTCCCGCCCGGCACGCCGGGCCTGTCGCAGGGCCAGAAGTTCAGGAAGCACGGCATCCGCGCCTCGCACACGGCCGAGGTCGTCCTCGAGGACGTACGGGTGCCCGGCCGGTGCCTGCTCGGCGGCAAGGAGAAGCTGGACGAGCGGCTGGCCCGGGTGCGCGCCGGTGCGCGGGCCGGCGGGCAGGCCGCGATGCGCACGTTCGAGACCACCCGTCCCACGGTCGCCGCGATGGCCGTGGGCATCGCCCGCGCCGCCTTCGAGTACGCCCGCGACTACGCGCGGGAGCGCGAGCAGTTCGGCCGCAGGATCGGGGAGAACCAGGCCATCGCGTTCCTGCTCGCGGACATGGCCACCCGGGTGGACGTCGCCCGCCTGATGACCTGGCGGGCCGCCTGGATGGCCCGCCAGGGGCGGCCGTTCGAGCAGGCCGAGGGCTCGATGAGCAAGCTGGTCGCGAGCGAGACCGCCGTCTGGGTGACCGAGCAGGCCATCCAGATCCTCGGCGGGGCCGGCTACACCCGCGAGCACCCGGTGGAGCGCTTCCACCGTGACGCCAAGATCTACACCATCTTCGAGGGCACCTCCGAGATCCAGCGCCTCATCATCGGCCGCGCCGTCACCGGCCTCCCCGTCCGCTGA
- a CDS encoding glucosyl-3-phosphoglycerate synthase: protein MLPEVEAWLARRTSSAADWPVRALLSAKGDSRISVVLPARNEAETVGEIVAAVRRELVEAVPLVDELVVIDSRSSDGTAVRALRAGAKVFAQDEILPELDDPRHDGKGEVLWKSLAVTTGDLVVFVDADLREFRTSFVTGLLGPLLADPSVAYVKACYDRPLLGAAEPNAGGRVTELVARPLLNLHWPLLAGFVQPLAGEYAGRRAVLERVPFVTGYGVELGLLIDLLDQVGLDALAQVDLGRRIHSHQSTEALGRMAGQIMHTAWARLERQDRIIPLHEPSSRLVQFERGHAGHRAVTRDVAVAERPPMATVPQYASRLR from the coding sequence GTGCTGCCTGAGGTGGAGGCCTGGCTGGCCCGGCGTACTTCGTCGGCGGCGGACTGGCCGGTCCGCGCCCTGCTGTCCGCCAAGGGGGACAGCAGGATCTCGGTGGTGCTGCCCGCCAGGAACGAGGCGGAGACGGTCGGGGAGATCGTCGCCGCGGTCCGCCGCGAGCTGGTGGAGGCCGTCCCTCTGGTGGACGAGCTGGTGGTGATCGACTCCCGGTCCTCGGACGGGACGGCGGTGCGGGCGTTACGCGCCGGCGCGAAGGTCTTCGCGCAGGACGAGATCCTTCCCGAGCTGGACGACCCGCGCCACGACGGCAAGGGCGAGGTGCTGTGGAAGTCCCTCGCCGTGACCACCGGTGACCTGGTGGTGTTCGTCGACGCCGATCTGCGCGAGTTCCGGACCTCGTTCGTGACCGGCCTGCTCGGGCCGCTGCTGGCCGACCCCTCGGTCGCGTACGTCAAGGCGTGCTACGACCGGCCGCTGCTCGGGGCGGCCGAGCCGAACGCGGGGGGCAGGGTCACCGAGCTGGTCGCCCGGCCGCTGCTCAACCTGCACTGGCCGCTGCTCGCGGGGTTCGTGCAGCCGCTCGCGGGCGAGTACGCCGGCCGCCGCGCGGTCCTGGAGCGGGTGCCGTTCGTCACCGGGTACGGCGTGGAGCTGGGGCTCCTCATCGACCTGCTCGACCAGGTGGGGCTCGACGCGCTCGCCCAGGTCGACCTGGGCCGCCGGATCCACTCGCACCAGTCGACGGAGGCGCTCGGCCGGATGGCCGGGCAGATCATGCACACCGCCTGGGCCCGGCTGGAACGCCAGGACCGGATCATTCCGCTGCACGAGCCGTCGTCCCGGCTGGTGCAGTTCGAGCGGGGCCACGCCGGGCACCGCGCGGTCACGCGGGACGTCGCGGTGGCCGAGCGGCCGCCGATGGCGACGGTCCCGCAGTACGCGTCCCGCCTGCGCTGA
- a CDS encoding MFS transporter: MSTSTSALRPPAAADATYAPPRRTVAAFVPAGLLATGHLYVVIPMLARMSAEWGAPAAVLTWLVSAFGLGYAGGFLLFGPLSDLFGRRRVMTWGMAATAVTTTAVALSPGPGAALALRVAEGVTTAVFAPTAFAYIAERVEPRRRAVTMTSVVSALFASAVVAQLAGKALADLLGWRPVFLLGGAAFAVMTVVLRRVMLPDTTSGAGGNPYAAVPILLRDPRLVLMYAATLTVLGAFVALYTALQLEGPAGIAGDPAALLTLRATALPAIAAIPFVTPYLTRFSPARRAAMMLGAAAVIALVVGVTAPGVAGLAVLLAVFAFAIGVTAPAVIETVGLLAGPARATAVSLFTFFLFTGASLGPVAASAAAPYGFAALMCGVAGVLALGGGLVLIASSGRRIR, encoded by the coding sequence ATGAGCACATCGACGTCCGCCCTCCGCCCACCCGCTGCCGCCGACGCGACGTACGCGCCGCCGCGCCGCACCGTGGCCGCGTTCGTGCCGGCCGGGCTCCTCGCCACGGGGCACCTCTACGTCGTGATCCCGATGCTGGCCCGGATGTCGGCCGAGTGGGGCGCCCCCGCCGCCGTCCTGACCTGGCTCGTCAGCGCGTTCGGCCTCGGCTACGCGGGCGGCTTCCTGCTGTTCGGCCCGCTGTCCGACCTGTTCGGCAGGCGCCGCGTGATGACCTGGGGCATGGCGGCCACGGCCGTGACCACCACCGCGGTCGCGCTGAGCCCCGGACCCGGGGCGGCGCTCGCCCTGCGGGTGGCCGAGGGCGTCACCACCGCCGTCTTCGCCCCCACCGCGTTCGCGTACATCGCCGAGCGCGTCGAGCCCCGCCGCCGGGCTGTGACGATGACCTCCGTGGTCAGCGCGCTGTTCGCCTCGGCCGTGGTGGCCCAGCTCGCCGGCAAGGCCCTCGCGGACCTGCTCGGATGGAGGCCGGTCTTCCTGCTCGGCGGCGCCGCGTTCGCCGTCATGACCGTGGTGCTGCGGCGCGTGATGCTGCCCGACACGACCAGCGGGGCCGGGGGGAACCCCTACGCCGCCGTGCCGATCCTGCTGCGCGACCCGCGCCTGGTGCTGATGTACGCCGCCACGCTGACGGTGCTCGGCGCGTTCGTCGCCCTCTACACCGCGTTGCAGCTGGAAGGCCCGGCGGGCATCGCCGGTGACCCCGCCGCGCTGCTGACGCTGCGGGCCACCGCGCTGCCGGCGATCGCCGCGATCCCGTTCGTGACGCCGTACCTCACCCGGTTCTCCCCGGCGCGCAGGGCGGCGATGATGCTCGGAGCCGCCGCGGTGATCGCACTCGTGGTCGGGGTGACCGCCCCCGGCGTCGCGGGGCTGGCGGTGCTGCTGGCCGTCTTCGCCTTCGCGATCGGCGTCACCGCCCCCGCCGTGATCGAGACCGTGGGTCTGCTCGCCGGTCCTGCTCGGGCCACCGCCGTCTCCCTGTTCACGTTCTTCCTGTTCACCGGGGCGAGCCTCGGCCCGGTCGCCGCCTCGGCCGCCGCGCCGTACGGCTTCGCCGCCCTCATGTGCGGCGTGGCGGGGGTGCTCGCGCTGGGAGGGGGGCTCGTCCTGATCGCGTCGTCCGGCCGCCGCATAAGGTGA
- a CDS encoding TetR/AcrR family transcriptional regulator: protein MPPRKDAKDPTAATKAALLEAARAEFAAYGVAGARVDRIADRAGVNKERIYGHFGSKEKLFDTVVAAALDEMTEAVAMPGDDPADYVSRLFDYYAAHPDVVRLMMWEALHYRSEDALLPGQERRVDKCHSKTVSLAAGLGREPDAAMARTLFTLIGMAMWPSAMPQLARITAGEDATTPEGREALRGHLIAFVRAAVRD, encoded by the coding sequence ATGCCGCCCCGCAAAGACGCCAAGGACCCCACCGCCGCCACCAAGGCCGCCCTGCTGGAGGCCGCGCGCGCGGAGTTCGCGGCGTACGGCGTGGCGGGTGCCAGGGTGGACCGCATCGCCGATCGGGCGGGGGTCAACAAGGAGCGGATCTACGGTCACTTCGGCAGCAAGGAGAAGCTGTTCGACACCGTCGTCGCGGCGGCGCTGGACGAGATGACCGAGGCCGTCGCCATGCCCGGCGACGACCCCGCCGACTACGTGAGCAGGCTGTTCGACTACTACGCCGCCCACCCCGACGTCGTACGGCTGATGATGTGGGAGGCGCTGCACTACCGGAGCGAGGACGCCCTGCTCCCCGGCCAGGAGCGCCGGGTGGACAAGTGCCACTCGAAGACCGTCTCACTGGCCGCCGGGCTCGGCCGGGAGCCCGACGCGGCGATGGCCCGCACGCTGTTCACGCTCATCGGCATGGCCATGTGGCCGAGCGCCATGCCACAGCTCGCGCGGATCACGGCCGGCGAGGACGCGACGACCCCCGAGGGCCGCGAGGCGCTACGCGGGCACCTCATAGCGTTCGTCCGCGCCGCCGTCCGGGACTGA
- a CDS encoding inositol monophosphatase family protein, whose translation MITDGELARTAARAGADVVRAMYGTSMTRFDKGGGDFATAADVEAEKAILDVLRGARPYDGVIGEESGLAGPHGAERVWLVDPLCGTLNYAARSMLVAVNVALRAGSEVTAAASADPFTGEVFWTDGVGSWARHDGEDHRLTPSPGSRLVDVNLDPPFPNAPGFRAALLLADPGFAGRFRPRVVSTTLAVAWVAAGRRAAYVTDGHLRDSVHFAAGIALCRAAGCVVTDLRGQPPHTGAGGLVAAADRETHAALLEIIGGQTPREP comes from the coding sequence ATGATCACGGACGGGGAACTGGCCCGCACGGCGGCGCGGGCGGGCGCGGACGTCGTGCGCGCCATGTACGGGACGTCAATGACGCGCTTCGACAAGGGCGGGGGCGACTTCGCGACGGCGGCGGACGTCGAGGCGGAGAAGGCGATCCTCGACGTCCTGCGCGGCGCCCGGCCGTACGACGGCGTGATCGGCGAGGAGAGCGGACTCGCCGGCCCGCACGGCGCGGAGCGCGTGTGGCTGGTCGATCCCCTCTGCGGCACGCTGAACTACGCCGCCCGGAGCATGCTGGTCGCGGTGAACGTCGCCCTGCGCGCGGGCTCCGAGGTGACGGCGGCGGCCTCGGCGGACCCGTTCACCGGCGAGGTGTTCTGGACGGACGGCGTCGGCTCCTGGGCCCGCCACGACGGCGAGGACCATAGGCTCACCCCGTCACCCGGCTCCCGGCTGGTGGACGTCAACCTCGATCCGCCGTTCCCGAACGCGCCGGGCTTCCGGGCGGCCCTGCTGCTCGCCGACCCCGGGTTCGCCGGGCGTTTCCGCCCGCGCGTCGTCTCCACCACGCTGGCGGTGGCGTGGGTCGCGGCCGGCCGGAGGGCCGCCTACGTCACCGACGGCCACCTGCGAGACAGCGTGCACTTCGCCGCGGGGATCGCGCTGTGCCGGGCCGCCGGGTGTGTGGTGACCGATTTGCGCGGTCAGCCGCCGCACACCGGGGCAGGCGGGCTCGTCGCGGCGGCCGACCGGGAGACGCACGCGGCGTTGCTGGAAATCATCGGCGGGCAGACCCCGCGAGAGCCGTAG